The genomic stretch GGGTGCGACACGACTAATCCCATGGACATGGGATCTGTTGAGCAAGACGATTAATTACGACATTACATACGTGACTCACAAGCTTTGCAAGACGAAGAATTCTAGGATGATGACGGAAAGGGATGGGGATATGCTTGTTCATCCGGATGATCGGGCCGGGATGCGTGAGGCGTATTATGATTTATATTATGACCGGGCTACTATTGTTCGAAAAGAGCACCGATCTATGTTTTGGGAAGGATCGAACGAGTATGTCTGGTTTGAGAGTTTCGTGACTGTGGGTGATAGAGATGGAGAAGGGCATCCCACGTTGCTGGTCGGAGGCTCTTTATTGATTGATGAACGCAAGAAGATGGAGGAGGAATTGTTGAAAGCGAAAGAGGCGGCTGAAATTTCGAATCATTTGAAGTCGGCTTTCCTTGCTAATATGAGTCACGAGATTCGGACCCCGTTGAACGCGATTGTCGGTTTTTCTAACGTGTTGGCTTACACAGAGGATGAGAACGAGCGACAGGAGTATATCAAGATTATAGAGAATAATAACACGTTGTTGTTGCAATTGATTGGTGATATTTTGGATTTGTCAAAAATCGAGGCTGGTGTTTTTGAGTTCGTTTATTCCAAGGTAAACCTAAATGTATTGTTGATGGAGGTTATTCGGGCGGCTCGCTTGCGATTAAAAGATGATTCGGTTGTTGTGGAGTTCGTGGAGTGTTTACCTGAATGTGTGATTTGTTCCGATGTAAACCGTTTGATGCAAGTAATGAATAATCTGATCACGAATGCCATAAAATTTACAGCCAAGGGGAGCATTCGTGTCGGATACAGGTTGCGGGAGGATGAGTCGTTGTATTTTTATGTCTCGGACACGGGATGTGGTATTCCTGCGGACAAGTTAAAAGAGGTGTTCGGGCGATTTGTGAAATTGAACTCTTTCCAACAGGGTACAGGATTGGGACTTTCCATCTGTGAGAGTATCGTGACCCGGTTAGGGGGACAGATCGGGGTGATGTCAGAAGTGGGGCAAGGATCAACCTTCTGGTTTACCTTGTCTAAATCTTCGTGGCAACAAGCGGATTAATTCATAGTTTAAATTTGAAAAGGTTGTTGAATGATTCGCTCATGGAGGGGTGCGTGAAGATGAAATCCTTTTACGTCTCCTATGGTATGGATGTGGGGTGTCGTTGTCTTCAAATGTTCGTCCACGATGATGGCTCCTCTTTCGTTGACTTCGACGTTGGCAGCTTTTAGATTCTATTCAAAAAACTCCTCCGTCAGGGAGTTCATATGAATGACTTTTGCTACACTCGTAAATCAGTTGATAATCAACACTCTTTCTCTCCCTCCCCCTGTGTCGGGGGGAGGGAGAAAGAGTAGTTGTTTTATGAAGGCAGACAAAAAGAAAAGATGTCTATATCCAGTTGTTTTTGGATAGCATCTTGTAACAGTAAATATTTTTGTTCTACCAAGGGATATTCTTCCATGAGTTCGTCTAATTCTTCTTTTGTCGAAGAGAATAAAAATTGGAAGTATTGTTGTACGTCCATCTCTTGACTTGGGATAAATAAGAGACAATCTTCCGGGTCTTCGGTTTCGGACATATAAGGATCGAACGTGATGAATCCACATTCTCTGGCTTCGATAATTCCCTCTTCTACCGTGTACGATTCAAACAGGCTGTAGTCCCCGTAATACTCCTTGCTTACCTCGTAGAAAGCTCCCGGTACGAACCATGCCTCACGTTTCAGTAAATATTCGGTCCAAAGACTTTGATTAATATCTCCCCGGTAATTGTTGCGGGTGGTTTCCTCGAGAGTTGTCAGATCGTCATTGATGTTTGCGATAGCGATAAAGCCGGAGCTTGAATAGGCGTTGACTAAATCGTAATCACCCAGTATCCATAACTCAATTCGATTGGCCAGTTGAATTGTGAACGGGAAATATTTCTTTTTGAAATTGTCGTCATAAATATTCAAGAATTGCTCCTCAATAAATTGCAGTCCAGTTTTAAGGACTTCTTTTTCCTGTTCCGGGGCTTTTAATGAGATCGGGTTTTGATTATTGAAGTTATAAACGTAGTCACTGGAATCCGGGTTGGTCAGGATGACTACACCATATTTCTGGTAAAAGTCGTAAATGTAATGCTGCACGTAATCGTTGGGATCATCGGTTAACGTGTACTTTCCGGCTTGTAATTCTACCTTTGGATTGTCTTCATTATGACATCCTAAAAGGATGAAAAATAGGGTTATGATATAGATATTTTTCATGGTTTTGTTTTTTATAGGTTTATTGCTGTTCGGGGCGTTCAATGTTCACGATAATCTTGTTTTGTTCTCTGATCTTTTTGGGGATGGGTAGTGTATAGGATTTACTTCCCGTGGGTAGAATGTACTCTTTCCGACTTCCCCCGTTCGTGAAAATGTGTCGTAGTTCCGGCATTCCTTGTCTTCTCAGGTCGAACCAGCGATGTTTCTCGAAACAAAGTTCTCTCCTGCGTTCTTCCCAAACCTTGTTCAGGGCATCCTCCCGGTTGGTGGCCGTGATTTCGTAATCGTTCTTGATACGCTTTTCCCTGATTGTGTTAATATCCGTGATGGCTGATTCCCACTTGCCCAAGAAAACTAAGGCCTCGGCCCGGTTCAGGTAGGCTTCTGACAGGCGGTAGGTATTCCCGTAGGACTGGGAATTCGTGCTACTGAATTTGTGTGGTTTCTTGTTCTTGTCCCAAAATGTGGTTTTGCGTAAGTCATCATTACTAAAAAGTGAAATGATCTTATCGGAGACAAGGTATGTTGCATACGTGGAAGAGTAATTATAGATAAAATCAAAACTGGCCATGCCGTAACAGAACATGATCTCCGGGTTATTTTTGTTGATAAAATAGGAGTAGGAAGTCAGGCCGGCCGTATGTAGGTCGTAGAGCTGGTATCTTTCGTTATTAATAACGCTGTCGGCATAATTCTTGGCTGATTGGTACTCTTTTTTGTAAAGATGCAGCCGGGAGGCAAACAAGTAAGCTACGTCCAGACTTGGGTGGACAACATTCTTGGTCCACTCCGTATTTTTAAAACGTGTGATTGACTCGTGCAAATCGGATTCTATTTTCGCATACACTTTCGCTAGAGTTTCTCTGGAATAGATGTTATCCATGATCGTGATTTCCTCGTTGATCGGGACCCCGAGGGCTTTCTCGGCTTGCTCCGCACTTTCGTAGGGTTCTCCGTACAAGTTTATCAACTCGAAATAAGCTTGGGCCCGCAGGAAATAAGTCTCTGCCAGTAGTTGATTCTTTTCTTCATCCGTACCGTGCATGGAAGGGGTTTTATCGATGATAATATTGCAGGTGAAAATGGCATGATATAGTTCGCTCCATGCCTCGTCATTTCTGGTAGCCAGATCCCTTCCCTCTTCGGGTTCCCGTTGCCACGTGTAGTATCCCCATAGTTGGTTGCGATATTCATACTGGTTCCCGTCTTGATCTGCGAAATCATCTGTCATGACGGACAAATATTCGGTGTAGTCTTTTTTGTTTTGGATAATCTCTCCGAGTAAGAGTTCCCGTAGTTGGGAGACCGTTTTGGGAACGACTTTGTCCTGTGATTTAGGTTCAAGGAAATCATTACATTCTTGTGTCAACAGAACCAGAATTGCGAGTATAAAATATATATTTTTCATGACTTCAGGGATTAAAAATTAAGTGATAACCGCATGGAATAAGTTTGTTGTGGTGGAATGGAACGTGCCCCAAGGCTGATTTGTTCCGGGTCCCGTCCTTTGAGGGCTTTATCTTTGATAACAAAAAGGTTGGAAACAGAGAATCCGAGATTCAATGAATTTAGGAAGAGCCTTTTGCACCATTCTTCCGGGAATCTGTAATTCAAGGAGAGGTTCGTACAACGTAAGAAACTACTGGATACTGTTCGTAAATCTGAATAATTATACATTTCCCATAAAGATGCTGCGATTGGATATTTCAGATCCTGCGGATATACTTTTGAGTAGGCATCATTCCATTCTCCTATTCTCAAGGCGTCATCACTTAAACGGGGTATGTTCGTTCGATTTTCATCTCCGGGTTTACGCCATCTGTTCACGTATTCTGTACTCATATTTTGCTGAGGATAGGGAAGTGTTTGATTTGCCACGTAGAGATTATTTAGTCGAACCTTATGGCCTAGGTTAAAGGCGAATGTGGAGCTTAGAGAGAAACGTTTATACCGGAAGTCGGCAGAAAGACCACCGCTTAAGTCCGGTTCCCGGCTTCCCATAGCGACGAAAGCCCGAGCGTATGCCTCTTCGTAAGAGCTGATAATGAAATCACCTTTTTTATGACCATCCCCGTCTTCCAGATATTGTTCGTTGTAGTTTTTGAATGTCGGATAACCATTTGCATCCAATTTATCAAATTGGTAGGAGTAGAACGTGTTTACCGGTTTGCCGTTGGTAATCACGCTTCCATTGACGTAATTTGTATAAGAAGTATTTTGCTCCTTATCAGCGTTGGTAACTTTATTGTACACCTTGGATGTATTAAAGGATAGGCTTATTCCGTAGTCTTTGCGATTTAAAGGTTTAAGTCCGACGGATAATTCCCAACCTTTATTCCGGAGAGAACCTCGGTTGATGGCCACCCGGGATGCTCCGTTCGTGGAGGTGATTTCCTTGGTCACGATCATATTCTTTCCTGTCTTTTTATATCCTTCCAGAGTAACGTCAAGTAATCCTCTCAAGACAACTAGATTGATTCCCAAGTTGTAGGATTGTGTCTTTTCCCATTTTAAATGGTCATTGGGAACCTTGTATAGCGTGGATGAATACTCCTCCGAGATATTGTCCATACCTCCCATGGTCAGGATCATGTCGGGAACTTGTTCCTCGTTGACATTTCCTTGTATACCGAAAGAGCCCCGCACGGCCAGAACTTCCAGCCATTTTACGTTTTGAAGGAATAGTTCTTCGTGGGCGTTCCATCTCCCGGAGATGGACCATATCGGTAGAAAACGGGTGGAAATATCTTTCCCGAATTGATTTGAACCGTCAGCTCGGATGTTGAAATTGAAACTGTACCTATTGTCGAACGTGTAGGTAAAGGCTCCGTAAAAAGAGACTTTGTTGTCTTTAGTGTCCGTGATAGCCGGATAGTTTTCGGCTACGGTATTTCTGTACTTGCTGTAGTTTTCCAGAACGATCTTGGCGAATTTATGTCCCCGTTCCCGAAGATACCCGTAATTTGTTTCCGTTTTACCGTCCATTTTCCTAGAGTTGATTTCTATTCCGGCAATGGCATTAATTTCATGTTTTTGGAATGTTTGGAAGTAACTGAGGGAACTTGTTAACTGGTAGGACTGTCCCCGGTAATCTTTTTCATTCAAGATCCCGCCCATGGGAAGTTCCGTGTCCGTGTAATAATTGGAGGCTAATTTTGCATCGGGTTCTTTGACACCGTATGCGAGCAACCGTTTGGATTGTGCGAACGTGGATTGTTCGTCCACCCATTCCTGTTCATTTGTGTGAGTAGTGGTCAGGTTGAATTGGGTGTGCCAGTTGAACATGGAGAACAGTTTCCAGTCCAGGTGGAAATTCATGGACGTGTTGCTGGTCGTACTCTCGTAACCGGAATGATCCAGTTCGTGAAATATATTGAATTTAATATCTGGCGAGTAATAATCTTTTGCCGTGTTTTTCAACCCTTCTTTCGTGGTGTAAAAATAGTCACTTCCGTCCTCGTTGTAGGCGGGAATAGCCCGGGAAGTTTCGTATGCGTATTGGTATAAATCGACAGAACTATGCGTACGCTTGCTTTTCACCCGGGCGGAAGAAACGTCTGCCCCTATTTTTAGATTGGGGTATAAATTGACATCCACTTTTGCCAAGGCGTTGTAGCGAGTGTATTTTTCCGGTTTTGCCACACCTTTTTGATCGTTGTACCCGGCTGATATGTAATAATTCACCCGATCGCTTCCCCCGGAAACGGATAGGTTATAACTTTGCGTGAACGAGGTGTGGAACAGTAGATCGTACCAATCCGTGTTCATTTCCTTTAGTTTTTTTACTTGTTGATTGAATTCCTGGTAGGTGATGCGACGCTCCCACAGGTCCCTTAACGCTCCTTCGTAACCGATTTCAGACGGGTCATATTTGTTGAAATGTAATGCTTTCTCCTGCATTTCTTCAGAGACCTCGATGCGGTCTTTCGAATTCATTTGTTTCATGATGGAATAGTTAGGGCGGGCAACGACGGAAAGATTCGTTGAGAAGTTCACCCTTGGCGGGCCGGATTGGCCTCTTTTGGTGGTGATCACGATTACCCCGTTGGCGGCACGAACTCCGTAAAGAGCCGTGGCAGAGGCATCTTTTAAGATGTCGATCCGGTCAATGTCTTCCGGGTTCAGAAAGGAAATTGCGTTTCCGATCAGGTTGACATTATCCATGCTATTGATCTCTTCCGGGGTAAGTGGTATTGGGTCGGAAAGGATCACGCCATCAACCACCCACACGGGTTCCCGGCTTCCCGAGATAGAGGATGAGCCTCTAATTCTGATTTTTGGGGCTACTCCAGGTGTCCCCGACTGGTTGATGGCCTGTAATCCCGGGATTTTCCCCTGCAACATCTGGTCTATGGACGTGTTGATCGGGTCCAGCACGTCTGAACCTTTCACGCTCACCACGGCAGAAGTCAGTTTACGTTTTTCGATCACTTGGTAACCTGTAACAACCACTTCTTCCAGTTCTTTTTTGCTTGATTTGAGCGTGATTGTGACCGTTTTTTGTCCGATATAGGGTAACGTGACGGATTCCATTCCGATAAAAGAGAAAATAAGGGTGTCCTTTTCCTGTAATTTGATAGAAAATTCTCCTTTCGTGTTCGTGGTTACTCCATTGCTTGATCCCTTCACGAGGACGGTTACTCCCGGCAGGGGTTGTTTGTTTTCATCAAAAACCAGTCCGGTTAAGATATTTTTCTCGGGTTCTGCCATTTTGGGGGTAATCACGATGATGTCATTCTGGAAAGTGTACGAGAATCCCGTGGGACGCAGTATTTCTTCCATGACTTCCTGAACACTTTTATTTCTGACGGAAATGGTGATTTCCCCGATCTGTTCACCTTGATTGGTGTTAAAGATGAAACAATAACCTGTTTGTTTTTGAATCTCAGCGAAAAATTCCTTGCTTGTAGCGTTCTTGAAGTCCAGCGTGACTTTTTTCTGCTGCGAGTAGCCGGAGGCTGACAACCCGAGGTTAAAAACCAGAAGAATGAATGTGCAAATCTTCATAATTAGAATAATTTTACTTTTAGGACGCCCATGTACATGAGGTCGAAATTCAAAAGTTTTCATAAATTTGTGGTTTAATTTATTTAGTATTAGAATAAATAAGATGTCCAGTCTGATTTATTCGTTGTTCTGTAAGGACGGATGATGGTGGAACATCTCCGTCCTTTGTTTTACCTGTTCGTGTACTCGTTTTTGTTTATAATAATTGTTCTTTCTTTTATATGAAATGTAGCGCTAACGGTGGATTCAATGGCATTTAAGATGACATCGATGTTGTCATATCGTTTCAAGTAACCCGTGAAGCAGACGTTCTTTACGGATTCATTTTGATAAAATAGTTCCACGTCATACCACAGGGCAAGCTTGTCTAGAATAGTTTCCAGACGTTCGTTGTCGAATAGGAATATACCTTCTGTCCAAGCCGTGTACGGGGTGGTATCGACATCCCGGATGGTGATATCCCCGTCAGTTTTTTGCACGATGGCTTGCTGGCTGGGTTTCAAGATATACTCTTGCGATGAATCTTGAACCTGGATTCCGACGGAGCCTTTGACTAGCGTAGTTTGTATTTGATTCTCAAGTAATGTGTTTATATTAAATGTGGTTCCGTACACTTTTACTTGGACGTCTTCAGCGATAACGAGAAAAGGTTTGTTCGTGTTTTTGCTTACTTCGAAATAAGCCTCTCCCGAAAGGAATATCTCTCGTTTGTCGGGAGCAAAATTCTTCGGGAATCTTAATTTGGAATTCGAATTCAGATGTACGAATGTTCCATCTGGTAAGGTGATTTTGAATTCCCCGCCACGGGGTGTTACTAGTTCATGATATTGTCTTTCTTTTTCTGTCGTGGAGTCTGAAATATATACGAGTTTGTCGCCTTGTAAAACTAAATCGATCCCTTCCGGTAGTGCGGGTAGTGCGTGATCCGGCGATAAGTCAATCGTTTCCCCTTGGGACAGAATCAAAATTGCTTTGTTGTTTCCATGGGTGATAGGTGATTGCGAAATTTCACGGGTTGCTGGTTCTTGATTCACGAGTAAATAAACAAGTCCCACGAGTACAGGAACGAGAAAAATAGCCGCATATTGGCTTAGACGGTAAATAGATTTTACTTTATGAGGTTGGGTATTCTTTTTGAATTTTGAAAATGCTCTTTCGGAATCGATGTGTTTTCGGGTTTCAAACTTTTGCATCCTCTTTTCGGGGGAGATAACCTGTTGAAAGAAGGAGCGATTCTTTTTGTCTTTTTCCAGCCAAGCGGTTAACTCTTCTTGCTGTGTCTTGGAAATTTTATTTTCCATGTACAATACGATTAGCTCTATAATTTTGCGGTGCGTGTTATCCATGAGTATTCATTTTGTATAACAAACAACATGGGTTGTAAAAAGTACGACGCTAAAAATGAAAAAAATACTTTTCCTCTATTCTTCTTTATTCTTTCTCTATATTCTTACAACTTCCTTTACTGCTCTTCTATTGCTATTATAGTATTAGAACTATTTATTTCAAATTGAATGGCTCTTTTTATACTAGAGAGGGTGTGAAGGTATACTAGTGAAATGACAAGGAATTCCCGATATTGGTGTTTTTACATGAATAGTAAAAAGAAAAATAGCGGGTTCAGTCTTTCTTTTAAACGTTGAAATGCCTTCTGTTTTTGGCTTTTAACCGTTGAGAGGGAAATGCCGAGTTGAGAGGCAATTTCATTTTCTTTTTTCCCGGCTAAGTGTAATTTGAATATTTCCTTACAGCGTTCCGGCAGTTGATCAATGACGTTGAAGAAAATACGGTAAATCTCTTCTTCCATGACTTGGAAAACTTCCGATTCGTCTGATATTGATTCTCCTTGCCGGTAATTAATGTAATTTAATTCTGCTTTTTGGTGTTTTAGGTGGTTGATCGAACGATTCCGGATGAATAAATAGATAAACGAATGAAATGCGGAGATAGAATCAAAATACGTGTCTTTTTCCCACAATAGGGTCATTAAATCCTGCACAATGTCTTCGGCAACTTCCTGTCTGACATAGTGCATGGCGTACATGACCAAAGATGCATAGTAATCTTTGAAGAGCATTTGGAAGGCTTCCTCTTTTTTTCGGTTTAGCGCTTTAATGAATTGCTCGTTCGTGTGCATGTGATGTAACGTTTAATTCTCTTCGCGTTAAAAATAGGAAATAAATAAAGAAATAACAAACTGGTGAACGAGATGAAGGGACTGTCCCCAAAGTCTTATCTAGTATCTACAAACTACCCCTCCTGTGCTAGGGGGGTAGGGGTGGTAGTCGTTTAAAAATAGATTTTGGGGGTAGACCCTTCTCTTTATAACTTTTATCTCATTCTATTGTTCGTGTACTTTGTGATCAGCGTGTTCCGAAGTTGTACGTAGGTTTGCATGATAGTGTCGGCACATTCCTGCGTGTATTTGTTGAGTAATTCTGTTGCTTTCTTGGGATTTTTCTTTTGTAAGGCGATAAACTCTTTCTCGATCTCAGCGTTACGTCCGAAGAATGATCGTTCCATGGGAGCCCGTGCGGCGTCCAAATCCTTTTTTCCGTCCTGCCAGTTCAGGTAGAGTAAGTTATCGACAAAATCAATGGCCCAGCGAGCGGAATTGTCAGAGTATTCTTTGGGGTTATACGTGGAATAGACTTCCGGGATGCGGGTCACACCCGTGAAGATGGGCAGGTAAGGCGACGTGTAGGCGTTATCTTGGAAAACCCAGTATATTCCACCGATTTCCCGGGGAAGATCAGAGCGGAGCTGGGCAACCATGCCGTATTCCCCGTCAACCCGTGCTACTAGGCGTCTGCGAGTAGTCTTCATTAATTTTTGCGTTTCACTGGATGGGAAAGGGGTGGCCAGTTTACTTTTCACCATGTTCCCGTTCTTGTCCGGGTAATACCAAACGGCGTCATTCTCTTTGTCATAGATGGTTCCCGAGAACGTGGAACGTTGGAAGTCCATGAAGTCTTTCACGGAAACTTTTTGCTCCGGTTTAAAGGAGAACGGGTACACGCTAAGCGGTTCCACGTATTGGATATACTGGTTTAAGTTATCAAACGGGTTGTTGGTACGTCTGGACGGGAGCGGGTCGAGAGAGGGTGCGAACGTGTTGACAAATAACCAAAAACGGTTTGTGGCCCATTCTCTGGGAGTCGGGGCATAAACATCCTGCCAAATGAAAGGTTTTCCGCTTGCCGGGGAATACCAACCGTTTTCAATGGCTACCTGCTGATAGTTGGAAGAGGCACGGAATTGTTCCGGTTTTGAAAGATCTATTTCTTTAATGATGCTCCAGTTGGGAATCATGGCGATTTCATCGTCCGGCACTCGTTGAGCGGCCCAGATCACTCCCGGCTTACCACTTTCCGGGGTCCAGTTTTTACCGACACTGAAAAGTTCAAGAACCCATACTCCTTCCGGGTCTGCGATCGTGAGACATTCTGATTCCGGTCCGCAAGAGGGAAGGAACCCGTATTTTTCCATGAGCGAGGTGATGAGGGTGAGGGCCTCTTCTGCCGTTTTGCAACGTTGTAAGGCAAAAATCATGGCTTGTTCCACGGTCATGATCTGTTTCCCTTCTCCTTTGTTTACTTGTAATTCGGGACGTTGGCTTGTGGTGCTTTCCCCGATACATAGCTGGTACTCGTTGATGTGAGAGTAAGCGGATTGGAAATATGTGTAGGTTTGCTCAACTTGCGGGATGTAGCCTAAGATTTCCCCGTTGTCATCCAAGGGGAGGTCAACTCGCTGTATGCCGTAATACACGGGAGCCATACTTCCTTTGGGGAATTTTTGGCCCGCCACGACCCGGATACGACAATCCGCACCAGCATCCGTGTGTGAATTTAAAACACTACCGTCAACCGTGGCTTTTTTGCCGGCCACGATGATCGTGCAGGCTTTTCCTGTCTGTAAAAAGAGGAAAGCTGCTGCTAGAAGTAAAAAAAAGGTTTTCATGTGTAATATGATTTTTTTGTTTTATGATTTATCAGGGTGCAATGTTGCAATATTTATTTTAACAAAAAAATTAAAAGCATGAAATAATACAAATTTTAGAGGTAGAGTACTTTATCTTTCTCGGCTGTTTCTTTTATGGCATCGATAATTGCAAATAGTTTACTGTATCATTTTTGGAGTAAGGCTATTTTTTTGGTATATCTTCATAAAATTATTCTTCCTTGTCGATATCGCTATAAAAAGAGATGTTCTAATTGGGGGATTTTAAAATCAGCATTTTTAAAATCAGAAATTTTGTCTTTTACGTTCTGAATTTTTTCTCCGAAGTCTTACATTTGGAGCGTGCGTGAGTATCCCGTGGCGTTAATTTGATTGAAAAGAACGTTCATGGAATGCACGTATGCGCTGTAAAACATTTTTTCTCAAATTCTGATTGTAAAGATTAAATTCTTCCACGTGTAAATTCCCTTTAGGTAAAAGTACTTCCACGCTGGGAATATAATATTTGTCTTCATCAATTCCTGTTACCACGATTGTATGGATGGAAGGGGCGATAGATGCGGTAAAACCTTGATAAGAAACTCCGGGGCTAGCATCCGTTTTCCAGTTCAGTGGATTAATACACACGATGTTGTTTTTGAACAATGGAGAAATTGCTTCCGGTTTTGTCACGCTATTGAATCCGATGATCACCCCTACGTCCGTAGAGTCTTTAGCCATTCGTAGATAAGGATAACTGTCTAGTTCCTCTTGTGTGATTGTATACCCGATGGCGTAAGATGCGACTAAGTGCTGGTAGATCTCCGGTGTTATCTCGTGTTTCAATAATTCGATCACGGCTTTTGCTCCTTGGCTGTGACCGGCAAGAATGAAAGGACGTCCTTGATTGTAATTGTTCAAATAATAACGAAAGGCGGCTACCACATCTTTATAAGCCAATTGAAAA from Butyricimonas virosa encodes the following:
- a CDS encoding RagB/SusD family nutrient uptake outer membrane protein; translation: MKNIYFILAILVLLTQECNDFLEPKSQDKVVPKTVSQLRELLLGEIIQNKKDYTEYLSVMTDDFADQDGNQYEYRNQLWGYYTWQREPEEGRDLATRNDEAWSELYHAIFTCNIIIDKTPSMHGTDEEKNQLLAETYFLRAQAYFELINLYGEPYESAEQAEKALGVPINEEITIMDNIYSRETLAKVYAKIESDLHESITRFKNTEWTKNVVHPSLDVAYLFASRLHLYKKEYQSAKNYADSVINNERYQLYDLHTAGLTSYSYFINKNNPEIMFCYGMASFDFIYNYSSTYATYLVSDKIISLFSNDDLRKTTFWDKNKKPHKFSSTNSQSYGNTYRLSEAYLNRAEALVFLGKWESAITDINTIREKRIKNDYEITATNREDALNKVWEERRRELCFEKHRWFDLRRQGMPELRHIFTNGGSRKEYILPTGSKSYTLPIPKKIREQNKIIVNIERPEQQ
- a CDS encoding SusC/RagA family TonB-linked outer membrane protein, which gives rise to MKICTFILLVFNLGLSASGYSQQKKVTLDFKNATSKEFFAEIQKQTGYCFIFNTNQGEQIGEITISVRNKSVQEVMEEILRPTGFSYTFQNDIIVITPKMAEPEKNILTGLVFDENKQPLPGVTVLVKGSSNGVTTNTKGEFSIKLQEKDTLIFSFIGMESVTLPYIGQKTVTITLKSSKKELEEVVVTGYQVIEKRKLTSAVVSVKGSDVLDPINTSIDQMLQGKIPGLQAINQSGTPGVAPKIRIRGSSSISGSREPVWVVDGVILSDPIPLTPEEINSMDNVNLIGNAISFLNPEDIDRIDILKDASATALYGVRAANGVIVITTKRGQSGPPRVNFSTNLSVVARPNYSIMKQMNSKDRIEVSEEMQEKALHFNKYDPSEIGYEGALRDLWERRITYQEFNQQVKKLKEMNTDWYDLLFHTSFTQSYNLSVSGGSDRVNYYISAGYNDQKGVAKPEKYTRYNALAKVDVNLYPNLKIGADVSSARVKSKRTHSSVDLYQYAYETSRAIPAYNEDGSDYFYTTKEGLKNTAKDYYSPDIKFNIFHELDHSGYESTTSNTSMNFHLDWKLFSMFNWHTQFNLTTTHTNEQEWVDEQSTFAQSKRLLAYGVKEPDAKLASNYYTDTELPMGGILNEKDYRGQSYQLTSSLSYFQTFQKHEINAIAGIEINSRKMDGKTETNYGYLRERGHKFAKIVLENYSKYRNTVAENYPAITDTKDNKVSFYGAFTYTFDNRYSFNFNIRADGSNQFGKDISTRFLPIWSISGRWNAHEELFLQNVKWLEVLAVRGSFGIQGNVNEEQVPDMILTMGGMDNISEEYSSTLYKVPNDHLKWEKTQSYNLGINLVVLRGLLDVTLEGYKKTGKNMIVTKEITSTNGASRVAINRGSLRNKGWELSVGLKPLNRKDYGISLSFNTSKVYNKVTNADKEQNTSYTNYVNGSVITNGKPVNTFYSYQFDKLDANGYPTFKNYNEQYLEDGDGHKKGDFIISSYEEAYARAFVAMGSREPDLSGGLSADFRYKRFSLSSTFAFNLGHKVRLNNLYVANQTLPYPQQNMSTEYVNRWRKPGDENRTNIPRLSDDALRIGEWNDAYSKVYPQDLKYPIAASLWEMYNYSDLRTVSSSFLRCTNLSLNYRFPEEWCKRLFLNSLNLGFSVSNLFVIKDKALKGRDPEQISLGARSIPPQQTYSMRLSLNF
- a CDS encoding FecR family protein → MENKISKTQQEELTAWLEKDKKNRSFFQQVISPEKRMQKFETRKHIDSERAFSKFKKNTQPHKVKSIYRLSQYAAIFLVPVLVGLVYLLVNQEPATREISQSPITHGNNKAILILSQGETIDLSPDHALPALPEGIDLVLQGDKLVYISDSTTEKERQYHELVTPRGGEFKITLPDGTFVHLNSNSKLRFPKNFAPDKREIFLSGEAYFEVSKNTNKPFLVIAEDVQVKVYGTTFNINTLLENQIQTTLVKGSVGIQVQDSSQEYILKPSQQAIVQKTDGDITIRDVDTTPYTAWTEGIFLFDNERLETILDKLALWYDVELFYQNESVKNVCFTGYLKRYDNIDVILNAIESTVSATFHIKERTIIINKNEYTNR
- a CDS encoding RNA polymerase sigma factor, with the protein product MHTNEQFIKALNRKKEEAFQMLFKDYYASLVMYAMHYVRQEVAEDIVQDLMTLLWEKDTYFDSISAFHSFIYLFIRNRSINHLKHQKAELNYINYRQGESISDESEVFQVMEEEIYRIFFNVIDQLPERCKEIFKLHLAGKKENEIASQLGISLSTVKSQKQKAFQRLKERLNPLFFFLLFM
- a CDS encoding dipeptidase; the protein is MKTFFLLLAAAFLFLQTGKACTIIVAGKKATVDGSVLNSHTDAGADCRIRVVAGQKFPKGSMAPVYYGIQRVDLPLDDNGEILGYIPQVEQTYTYFQSAYSHINEYQLCIGESTTSQRPELQVNKGEGKQIMTVEQAMIFALQRCKTAEEALTLITSLMEKYGFLPSCGPESECLTIADPEGVWVLELFSVGKNWTPESGKPGVIWAAQRVPDDEIAMIPNWSIIKEIDLSKPEQFRASSNYQQVAIENGWYSPASGKPFIWQDVYAPTPREWATNRFWLFVNTFAPSLDPLPSRRTNNPFDNLNQYIQYVEPLSVYPFSFKPEQKVSVKDFMDFQRSTFSGTIYDKENDAVWYYPDKNGNMVKSKLATPFPSSETQKLMKTTRRRLVARVDGEYGMVAQLRSDLPREIGGIYWVFQDNAYTSPYLPIFTGVTRIPEVYSTYNPKEYSDNSARWAIDFVDNLLYLNWQDGKKDLDAARAPMERSFFGRNAEIEKEFIALQKKNPKKATELLNKYTQECADTIMQTYVQLRNTLITKYTNNRMR
- a CDS encoding DUF3089 domain-containing protein, giving the protein MGKTVLKYIFAFCSLLLFISCGKISSNFTNDEVDYSDSKCWFEANQEGMNKKVDIFYVVPTCIWDYTDSLGQIQHNMDIFNTKQRQMVDPSIRLAKNVLSDSCNFFSPYYRQISMDSWLSLDTALIEKRFQLAYKDVVAAFRYYLNNYNQGRPFILAGHSQGAKAVIELLKHEITPEIYQHLVASYAIGYTITQEELDSYPYLRMAKDSTDVGVIIGFNSVTKPEAISPLFKNNIVCINPLNWKTDASPGVSYQGFTASIAPSIHTIVVTGIDEDKYYIPSVEVLLPKGNLHVEEFNLYNQNLRKNVLQRIRAFHERSFQSN